The sequence below is a genomic window from Myxosarcina sp. GI1.
TCAATTATCTCTCAAAAAACTGCTCGTATAATTAGTGGACACTTTTAGTAGTCTTTTTGAAATTACTCTGTGAAGTATTTATGGGAATTTTTTAAACCCTTATGGGATAAAGATTATAGGATTTTGTCTCATCGAATTATACGTCGGGCGTTGTTTATTGTCCGATTGCTGTTTCAACGCCATTTAAAGGCAGGAGGCAGAGAGCGGAGGTGTTTTTTGAGTAAGAGTAATCTCTCTACTTTGACTTTCACATTTCAACTTCAATATCTATTAACTGTCCCTCACGAACAAATTTTACGAGGTTGGTTATTTCTTTCATGACATAGCTGTGAGATTCTGAATATTTCCACCAATTATCTGGCTGATGCTGTTTGTAGTTGGCAGGACACCATATGTATTTTACCCATTGGGGATAATATGTTTTGAGGGTAAGCATTGCTCTTTTGTAGTGCCAGGGAATACTAACAACCAAAAGATTTTTGATTGTATGAATACCAAATTTATCTTCCAATACAAACAAAGAGGCAATCACACCATCTTTTGAATGATTTGAACGGTCTTCAACTAAAATTTTGTCTCCTGGAATGTCAAATTTCAGAGCATTATCTCGCATTGTCCAAGATAAAGGATAAGTGTACTTACCCAGAAATGTTGAATCTAGCAACAGTACGATTAAGCTTACGCCTAGCCTTTGGATCGCATTTATAGTAGGGATTTACTGTACCAATGAAATAATCGGCAAAATAGGCTGTTCCTTGGTGTGATTAATACCCTATTTATTTCCCTAACTTTTTACTCCCTTATTACCCTATTCAAGCGATCGCTAAAAATTATTTCTATAAAAATAGTAAAATTGGATACAAAATCTCTATTTTTTGTTATTCTTGTATTAATTTGTTTGTGGATTATCAGTCATTAGTCGCCTGCGATCGCTCTCCTCACGAATCGATTGAGTATAAAAATTTCTCCTAAAAAACAGAGAGCGATAATTGCTTGAAACTCAAGTCAGCAATAGGATTTAAGCCGAGTAGAGCAAATACCAGAGACTTGAGAAATAAATACTAACCCCCCATCATCAAAATACTAGTACCCAATACCCATAAAAAAAAATTATTCTTTATCTAACAGGGCTTTGAGACTCTGAGTACAGCCTAATAAATTCAATAAAACTAACCGAGTGCAAGTTTTATATACAGCCAAAAATCGGATGATATAACTTCAATAACATCTCGAACATCTAGATTTTGCTGATAGTAAATCGTCAATTTGTAAGAAAAATTTAGAGTTCGATTCAGTCTTATTTAATTTCTGTCTCAATCCACCTATTATTTGCGGAATTTAATTCAATGTCACCAACTACCAGCACTACTATTACGCCAGAATCTAAGGTCAAGGAAAAGAAATCTTCTAAAGGCTGTGGATGTAGTTCACCTACTCCCCAACAAATCGACCCTAAGATTCAAGAAAGAATTGAAAAGCATCCCTGCTACAGCGAAGAAGCACACCACCATTACGCACGGATGCACGTAGCAGTCGCACCAGCTTGTAACATTCAGTGTAATTATTGCAATCGCAAATATGACTGTGCCAACGAAAGTCGTCCTGGGGTAGTTAGCGAACTACTCACTCCCGAAGAAGCAGCACACAAAGTGTTGGTAATTGCGGGCAAAATTCCGCAAATGACTGTTTTAGGTATTGCTGGACCTGGCGATCCTCTAGCTAATCCCAAGCAAACCTTCCGTACCTTTGAATTAATAGCCGATAAAGCACCAGATATCAAACTGTGCTTATCCACCAACGGTTTAATGCTTCCCGACCACGTACAGCAAATCAAAGACCTCAATGTCGATCACGTCACCATTACTATTAATATGGTAGACCCCGAAGTAGGAACCAAAATTTATCCTTGGGTACGCTACAATCGCAAACGTTGGAAAGGAGTAGAAGCAGCACAGTTACTTCACGAGCGTCAGATGGAAGGCTTACAGGCATTACAAGAAGCCGACATCCTCTGCAAAGTCAACTCGGTAATGATTCCAGGAATCAACGATGAACACTTAGTAGAAGTAGATGAAGTGATTCGTTCTAAAGGTGCATTTTTACATAATATAATGCCCTTAATTTCCGCACCCGAACACGGTACTTACTTTGGTTTGACAGGACAGAGAGGTCCTACACCGAAAGAATTAAAAGCACTACAAGATAGTTGTTCGGGTAACATGAAAATGATGCGCCACTGCCGTCAGTGTCGTGCCGATGCGGTAGGTTTATTAGGTGAAGACCGTTCTCAGGAATTTACCAAAGAAAAATTCCTCGAAATGACTCCCGAATACGACCTGGAAAAACGCCAAGAAGTTCACGCAGGTATCAAACAGATTAAAGATGCCATGCAGGCTGCCAAAGCAGCAAGAGCGGCTAAAAAACAATCGAGAGGCGAGAAAATCTTGGTTGCAGTAGCTACTAAAGGCGGCGGTGTAGTCAATCAGCACTTCGGACACGCCAAAGAATTCCAAATCTTTGAAGTTGATGGCGTAGACGTTAAATTTGTCGGACACCGCAAAGTAGACCATTATTGTCAGGGTGGTTATGGCGAAGATGCAACTCTAGATAATATCATTGGTGCAATTAAAGATTGCAAAGCCGTTCTCGCTTCAAAAATTGGCGACTGTCCTCAAGGAATGCTGAGAGATGCAGGTGTAGAACCAGTTCAAGGTTACGACACCATCGATAAAATTGCCTTGGAATACTACCAAAAGTTTGTCACTAGTCATTAGTTATTGGTCATTACAAGGCAGGAGGCAGAAGGCAGAAGGCAGAAAATTGCACTGCTACCAAGACTTCTAACTCAGACTAGTCGCTCGCCGAATAACGAATGATAAAGGACCAATGACCGACAACCAATAATCGAGGACAACAACCATGATTGATTCCCAAAATCGAACGAGCGATCGCTATTGGTTTAAAGACGGTCGAAAGCTAGTTCAACAACAAGCTAGTATTTCTCCCACACACAGTCTCTGTATTAATTGTTCTGACTATTACGAGATACCTCCCTGTCAGACTAACTTGAATACCGATAGTGGTTGTTTTCCCAGTCTCATCAATCCAGAACGCAATTAAGCAGGAGTAAGACCATGACTTACGCTATCTCTGACCAATGTATCGCTTGCGAAAAATGCTTACCCCACTGTCCCACAGAAGCAATTTCCAAAAATAGCAGCGGTAAATTCTCAATTGACCCCAATCTATGTAATGACTGCGTTGGCTATTATGGAGTAGCTCAATGTATGGCAGGCTGTCCTACCTCTAACGGTTGCACTCCTACAATCTCTAGTTTGATTAAATCGTTTCAAACGGATCGGACTACTACCAATTATTGGGATAACTGGTTTGCAACCTACGATCGCGCGATCGCTAGATTGAAAGCCAAACAAGAAACAAAATACTGGCAGCAGTGGTTTGATACCTATTCTCAAAAATTAGACCTGCTGCTACATAACTAAAAGCTCGTTTAAACCAAGTCACGGAATATTTAATGAGAAAGAGCAATGAATGACTGCATTTATCTCGACAACAACGCTACGACCAAAATAGATGAAGATGTTTTAGCAGCAATGCTACCCTATCTCAGCATCTATTATGGCAACCCTTCTAGTATGCATACCTTTGGCGGACAAGTCGGTCGCGCCGTCAGAAATGCCAGAAAACAAGTAGCTTCGCTTTTAGGATCGGAAGATTCCGAAATTATCTTTACCAGTTGCGGCACTGAGGGAGATAATGCAGCCATTCTTGCCGCTTTAAAAGCTCAACCAAATAAAAAACATATTATTACTACCGAAGTAGAGCATCCCGCGATTTTAAATCTCTGCCGCCGATTGGAAAGAGATGGCTACACCGTTACCTATCTTTCGGTAAATAGCCAAGGACAGCTAGATTTAGATGAGCTAGAAGCCTCTCTAACTGGCAACACGGCAGTAGTGTCTGTCATGTATGCCAACAACGAAACTGGTGTAATTTTCCCTGTTGAGGAAATCGGACGCATCGTTAAAGAATATGGCGCGTTATTTCATGTCGATGCGGTACAAGCTGTAGGGAAAATTCCCCTCGATATGAAAACTAGCGCGATCGATCTACTAACAATCTCTGGTCATAAAATTCACGCTCCTAAAGGCATTGGTGCTTTATATGTGCGTAAAGGTGTTAGATTTCGTCCTTTGTTAATTGGCGGACACCAAGAACGAGGACGTAGAGGCGGTACGGAAAATGTAGCGGGTATAGTTGCCTTGGGTCAAGCAGCCGAATTGGCACAACAACATCTTGTAGATATCGGTCGGGAAAAAATACTGCGGGATAAACTCGAACAAGGTATTCTCGCTACTATTCCCAATACGGTAATCAATGGCGATCCAGTTAATCGTTTACCCAACACTACTAACATTGGCTTTAAATACATTGAAGGAGAAGCAATCTTACTTTCTCTAGACGAGTATGGCATCTGTGCCTCTTCTGGTTCGGCCTGTACCTCTGGTTCTCTCGAACCCTCTCACGTACTCAGAGCTTTGGGACTGCCCTATAGCGTACTGCATGGTTCGATTCGCTTTAGCCTTTCCCGTTTTACTACCGAAACCGAAATCGATCGCGTCTTGGAAGTTCTGCCAGGCATCATCAACCGCCTCCGCGAACTTTCTCCCTTTAACAGCGACGATGCCGACTGGCTCAAAGAACAAGAAGCAGCCGTACTTGCCGTTCGCTAAATTGTACGGGCAAGGCACTGCTTTGCCCCCTACGAAAAATTGATAACTGATAACTGATAACTGGTAACTGAAAATGTGGGACTATACAGACAAAGTAATGGAACACTTCCATAACCCCCGCAATCAAGGCAAGATTACGGAGAAACAGGAAGGAGAAAAAATCGTCACTGGAGAAGTAGGCAGCATTGCCTGTGGAGATGCTCTTAAGCTACACCTTAAAATCGACGAAGCGACTCAAATTATTGAAGATGCTAGATTTCAAACCTTTGGCTGCGCCAGCGCGATCGCCTCGTCTTCGGCTCTAACCGAATTACTCAAAGGCAGAAAAGTCGAAGAAGCTCTCAAACTTACCAACAGAGAAATTGCCGACTCTTTAGGCGGCTTACCCGAAGAAAAGATGCACTGTTCAGTAATGGGACAGGAAGCTTTAGAAGCTGCTATCTTTAACTACAAAGGCATTCCTCTCGACACCCACGAAGAAGATGAAGGAAATCTTATATGTCGCTGTTTTGGTGTCACCGATACAAAAATCAAACGCATAATTCGCGAGAATGGACTTACAAGTGCAGAACAAGTAACCAACTACGTTAAAGCAGGGGGTGGATGTAGCTCTTGTTTACCAGATATTGACGACCTGCTAACGGAAATAGCTACCGAAAAAGAAACCAGTGTAGCGGTAGCAACCCAAGTTTGGCAGGACACTAATCTCATTCCCGCACCAACAACTCCAACTACGACAGCCACAAAAACTTTAACCAATCTCCAAAAAATCACCTTAATTCAACGAGTAATCGACGAAGAAATTCGACCAGTTCTAGCTGTAGATGGCGGCGATATGGAGCTATTCGACATTGAAGGAGATGTCGTCAAAGTTATTCTCAAAGGTGCTTGTAGCGGCTGTGCTTCTTCTACTGAAACTTTAAAACTTGCCATTGAAGCCACTTTGCAAGACCGAGTATTGCCTACTTTAACTGTCGAATCAGTCTAATTAAGTAATAAGTAGTGAGTAATTAAGTAATAAGTAATTACTGTTATTTTTTTTATTTCACTTACTCCCCTACTTTCCTAAACCCTTACTTCCCCAGATAAAATGCACACTTCCAACCCCCATAACTACGGAGAGCGATCGCCACCAGCGTAGTTCTCATCGGGATTTAAGATTGGCATTTGATAAAGCTTAAAGTTCGCAGGAAACGAAATTTTCCATCCCAGTCAAACTAACTACT
It includes:
- the nifS gene encoding cysteine desulfurase NifS, with product MNDCIYLDNNATTKIDEDVLAAMLPYLSIYYGNPSSMHTFGGQVGRAVRNARKQVASLLGSEDSEIIFTSCGTEGDNAAILAALKAQPNKKHIITTEVEHPAILNLCRRLERDGYTVTYLSVNSQGQLDLDELEASLTGNTAVVSVMYANNETGVIFPVEEIGRIVKEYGALFHVDAVQAVGKIPLDMKTSAIDLLTISGHKIHAPKGIGALYVRKGVRFRPLLIGGHQERGRRGGTENVAGIVALGQAAELAQQHLVDIGREKILRDKLEQGILATIPNTVINGDPVNRLPNTTNIGFKYIEGEAILLSLDEYGICASSGSACTSGSLEPSHVLRALGLPYSVLHGSIRFSLSRFTTETEIDRVLEVLPGIINRLRELSPFNSDDADWLKEQEAAVLAVR
- the nifB gene encoding nitrogenase cofactor biosynthesis protein NifB, which codes for MSPTTSTTITPESKVKEKKSSKGCGCSSPTPQQIDPKIQERIEKHPCYSEEAHHHYARMHVAVAPACNIQCNYCNRKYDCANESRPGVVSELLTPEEAAHKVLVIAGKIPQMTVLGIAGPGDPLANPKQTFRTFELIADKAPDIKLCLSTNGLMLPDHVQQIKDLNVDHVTITINMVDPEVGTKIYPWVRYNRKRWKGVEAAQLLHERQMEGLQALQEADILCKVNSVMIPGINDEHLVEVDEVIRSKGAFLHNIMPLISAPEHGTYFGLTGQRGPTPKELKALQDSCSGNMKMMRHCRQCRADAVGLLGEDRSQEFTKEKFLEMTPEYDLEKRQEVHAGIKQIKDAMQAAKAARAAKKQSRGEKILVAVATKGGGVVNQHFGHAKEFQIFEVDGVDVKFVGHRKVDHYCQGGYGEDATLDNIIGAIKDCKAVLASKIGDCPQGMLRDAGVEPVQGYDTIDKIALEYYQKFVTSH
- a CDS encoding ElyC/SanA/YdcF family protein; translation: MLDSTFLGKYTYPLSWTMRDNALKFDIPGDKILVEDRSNHSKDGVIASLFVLEDKFGIHTIKNLLVVSIPWHYKRAMLTLKTYYPQWVKYIWCPANYKQHQPDNWWKYSESHSYVMKEITNLVKFVREGQLIDIEVEM
- a CDS encoding 4Fe-4S binding protein, whose translation is MTYAISDQCIACEKCLPHCPTEAISKNSSGKFSIDPNLCNDCVGYYGVAQCMAGCPTSNGCTPTISSLIKSFQTDRTTTNYWDNWFATYDRAIARLKAKQETKYWQQWFDTYSQKLDLLLHN
- the nifU gene encoding Fe-S cluster assembly protein NifU, which codes for MWDYTDKVMEHFHNPRNQGKITEKQEGEKIVTGEVGSIACGDALKLHLKIDEATQIIEDARFQTFGCASAIASSSALTELLKGRKVEEALKLTNREIADSLGGLPEEKMHCSVMGQEALEAAIFNYKGIPLDTHEEDEGNLICRCFGVTDTKIKRIIRENGLTSAEQVTNYVKAGGGCSSCLPDIDDLLTEIATEKETSVAVATQVWQDTNLIPAPTTPTTTATKTLTNLQKITLIQRVIDEEIRPVLAVDGGDMELFDIEGDVVKVILKGACSGCASSTETLKLAIEATLQDRVLPTLTVESV